TACCGTTCACCTCTCATGCCGATCAGGTCGTAAACCGGCTCAGGGATGAATTCGGAAGAGGGGACACATTCGTCGAGAAGATAACGGGGAGCCCGACGGTGGACCGCCCCCTGCAGAAGATTCGGGAATTCAGGAACCGGCCCGAACCCTCAATCGTCGTCACCGTGGACATGCTCACGACGGGGGTGGACGTCCCAAGAATTGAGAATCTTGTCTTCTTGCGCCCCGTGAAATCCCGAATCCTATTCACTCAAATGATGGGGAGAGGAACGAGGAAGTGTGACGAGATCAACAAAGACCATTTCACGGTTTTCGACTGCTTCGGCGGGACGCTTCTCGAGTACTTCCGCAAAGCCACGGACTTCACAGCTGACCCCCCGACCAAGCCTTACCGGGGCATACGTGAAGTTCTTGATTCGATCTATGGTAACAGGGATAGGGACTACAACGTACGAGTCCTCGTCCGCAGACTCCAGAGGATAGAGAAGAGCGTTTCAGCCGAAGGCAGGGAGTCGTTCGCTCGATTCATCCCAGGAGGGGACCTCGCAGGGTTCGCAGATTCCCTGCCGGACCGACTCGAAACTGACTGGCCAGCAACGATTGATGTCCTCAGGAACAAGGCCTTCCAGGACCTTGCAGAGAACTATCCACGGGCAAAGGTTGACTTCATCATATCAGAGGGTGCGGAAGACTATGTCACTTCCCAGTATGTATTCCGTACCATCGACGGGAAGGAACTGAAGCCTCAAGACTACCTTCAAGCCTTCGAGCGGTTTGTGAAGGAGAACCCTGACCATATTCAGGCCCTTTCAATCCTACTTGGGAGGCCTTCCGATTTTCACACGGCCGAGCTCACAGAGCTCAGGAAGAAACTCGCTTCTCGTCCTGAACGCTTCACTGAGGAGAACCTCCGCAGGGCCTATCAGAACGAGCTGGCCGACATCATTTCGATCATAAGACACGCGGCAAAGGGCGAACCTCTCATGGCTGCCACAGAAAGGGTCGACAGGGCGATTGCGAAAGTGCGGGTGGGGAAGACCTTCAACGCGGAACAGGAGAAATGGCTGAAACTGATTCGTGACCATCTAATCAAGAACATCGTGGTGGATGAGCCCGACTTCCAGGGCATACCTTTCTCGCGACACGGAGGCCTGGAGAGGGCCGACGAAGTCTTCGGGGGCCGTTTGGTCCAGATTATTCAGCAGGTCGATGAGGCGATGCTGACCTGAGTGAAGTCGTCAACAAGCTATGGGGATTCTGCAACACCCTGAGACACGACGGGATAGGGTATGGAGATTACATCGAACAGCTCACATACCTGCTCTTCCTCAAGATTGCGGAAGAGAAGGAAATCAAACTCCCTGAGGAGTGCGACTGGGCCACCCTTAGACGAAAGTCGGGAACAGACCTTCTCGACTCCTACGCGAATGTGCTGAAGACGCTCTCGGTACAGGATGGTGTCCTCGGTGACATCTTCGCTGGATCACTCTCAAGATTCCGGGAGCCGGTCAACCTGAAGAAGCTGATTGGCATGATCGATGAAACTCAGTGGTCGGCACTTGATGTCGACGTCAAGGCCGATGCCTACGAAGGCCTCCTCCAGAAGTATGCAGCTGAGCAAAAGGGGGCCGGGCAATACTTTACTCCGAGAGCCGCCATCAGAGCCGTCGTCCGCTGTATCAAACCCGACATCCGAGAGAAGAAGGACTTCACAATCCACGATCCTGCCCTCGGAACCGCAGGCTTCCTAATCGGAGCCTACGAATGGATGATGCAGGAGACTAACGAAGGTGCCCTCCTCTCAAGGGAGGACAGGGAAAGGCTGCAGAACAGGACCTTTTCGGGCGGCGAGCTTGTCCAGGATACACGCAGGCTGGGGCTGATGAACCTCTTCCTCCACGAAATCCGCGCCGAAGTCTACTACGGCGACAGCTTGGGCGAGGGACCCCATACCTCCAAGCGATACGACGTAGTTTTGACAAATCCCCCATTCGGATCGAAGGGGGCAGGAGAGGCGCCGGACCGGGCCGACTTCACTGTAAGGACCGCCAACAAGCAACTCAACTTCCTCCAGCACGTGATGAACATCTTGAAGCCAGGCGGGAGGGCCGCAATTGTTCTCCCTGACAACGTCCTCTTCTCCGAGAATGCTAACAAGGTGGTCAAGCTACTTACTACAGATTGCGAACTCCACACCATACTCCGCCTGCCGGTTGGGACATTCACTCCTTATTCGTCCGGTGTCAAAGCGAACATTCTTTTCTTCAGAAGGGGTCTTCCAACTAAAGAGACATGGATCTACGACATGAGGACGAACTGGGAGAAAGTAACCATAAGACATCCATTGACCGTAGACCACTTCAAAGATTTCATAGCCTCTTACGTTGCCAAGCCGCGCAAGGAATCTGAACGCTTCCAGAGGCGTTCGATTGAACAAGTTAGAGAACGCGATTACAACCTCGATATCGCTTGGCTGAAAGAAGCGTCAGAGGGCGACGTTGAAGAGGCTGCCGAGCCCTCCGAACTTGTAGCAGAAGCGCTAACCCACCTTGAGACCGCAGTCGACTCGCTGACCGAACTATCATTGAAGCTGAGCAATGGGAAGGGTTCCGAGAATGAGAAATGAAACGATACCTGCTGGCTGGGCACGGGCTGAGCTTGGAGACGTCGTCACCCCAGTGCGCCAGCAAGTGACGCCGGCTGAACAACCGAATACTTATTTCAATTATCTCTCAATTGAAAATGTCGCGTCTGGTTCTGGGCGGCTCGTAAATTTCAGACCTACAATTGGACGCGACATACGGAGTGCTAAGTACAGGTTCACCCCCAAAGACTTGCTCTACAGCAAACTCCGACCATATCTCAATAAGGTTCACTTGCCAAGTTTCAATGGGATCAGCGCGACGGATTTGGTCCCGTTGCGCCCATCCGATGGAATCTCACGAGAATACATTGCTTACTATCTGAGAACCCAAGCTGTCGTCGAGTACGCCCGAGAGCATGTGCGGGGCATACAACTCCCGAGGCTTCCAATGAACGACCTACTTTCCCTCAGGTTACGAATACCTCCGACTAAAGAACAAGTTCGAATCGTGTTCAAAATCGAAGAACTCTTCAATCATCTGGAAGCCGCAAGGCAGGCTCTCAACAAAGTTCCGTCTTTGATGCAACAGTTCCGCCGGTCTGTCTTGGCGAAGGCGTTCCGAGGGGAGCTGACGGAGCGCGACTCGGGGAATGGATCAGCAGTCGAACTCCTCGAGAGGGTCAAACTGGCCCGGAGAAAGAAGTGGGAGGATCAACTTGGAGTCAGAGGTAGTCGCAACTACAGTGAACCAGTTGGGCCAGACACGACTTCGCTACCGGTCTACCCCCGAGAGTGGTCGTTAGCGAGCTTACAGCAGATTGCGTTTGTCGAGAGGGGCAAGTTTTCATTTAGACCTAGAAACGACAAAAGGTTCTACGGCGGAAAACATCCTTTCATCCAGACAGGTGACATTTCGAACTCTAGCGGCAGGATACGAAGCTTCAAGCAGACTCTGAACGACAGTGGGTTAGCGATTAGCAAGATGTTCAAGCGCGGGACAATTATGGTCGCCATCGCCGCAAACATCGGCGATTCCGCTATCTTGGAATTTGATGGCTGCGCTCCTGACAGTGTGGTGGGCATTACTTGCGTCGAACCCATCCTCCCCGAATACGTTGAATTCTACATACGTACGAGGCGGTCTGATCTTGAGAGATTCGCCCCTGCAACGGCGCAGAAGAATATCAATCTCAGGATTCTCAATCCCCTGGCTATCCCGATACCTCCAATCGCCGAACAAGAGCGAATCATACGGAGAATCTCTGAAGGTCTCGCAACAGCTGACCTCGTTGAGGCTCAAACCAGAGATACTTCAAATAAGTTAGAATCGCTCATGGAGTCAATCCTCGTCCAAGCCTTCCACGGCGAACTCGTTCCTCAGGACCCGAACGACGAGCCTGCGGAGGGGCTTCTCGCCCGATTGAAGGTGAGCTCAGCTGTCTGATCTTAGTGATCCATTAGTCTGGCTTCCGATTGCCCTCGGAGCTGCAGCCCTTGCCATCGCCATATGGGGTCTGTGGAGGGAGTAGAAAGACAGGGAAACCTCCAAGGCAGCCCTTAACCTCCTGAGGACAATGCGGAGGGAGATGAAAGCGACACAGTCAGCTTCCGTGAGTCAGGAGTTGCGAAAGCGGGAGGAGTTCGAGTGGAAGAAGCTGAAAGACGTCGGGAAGGCCATAGGATGGGTCTTGGACCGGTTAGGCGAAGATGAATGAGGGGCAAAGGAGAAGGGACTTGGTCTTCCCCGAAGCACCTTCCTTAGATACGTCGCCAATTCATCGCTGTATCCCAGTTCTCTTTGGTGATGTCACGGTTGCCATTCTTCAACAGCTGTGAGCACATCATTATAGAGGCTGTCGAACAAGCCAGCGGCAAACAGCGAAGTCCATTATGAGGCAATCAGAGACCTCACAAAACTGCTGCAGAGTTGTGAAGTTCCACCATTCTCTTTTCAGCAGCCCTCTCGGGTTTAAAACGCCCCGAAGACTTTGGGAAAGCAGGGGCGGGCGGAACGGAAGTTTGATGGGATTGATTCTTCAAGGAATCTGATCTTCTCTCCTCAGGTATGCGCCGATCCCAACAACAGCATCACGCAACTCTTTCCATATGGTGGGCGTCCGCATGTTGTACTCCTTGTTCGGTATGGCTTCCACTTCTAGTGAAACAGAAAGGTAATTGGCGTCGAAGAGTTGGAACGCACCTCGCAGATAAGCGAGGGCTTTCCGAAGTCTCGTGTGTGAGGTGGTAACCATGTTCAGGGTCGGAGGCCAACTGTATGGATCGAGCTCCCTGAGTGCCATATCGACGAGAAAGAGGGTCAAGCCCAGCATGAACTTGTCTTCTGAGGTATCGTCTTGACCACGCCCACTCTTTGCTTGGAGATTCTTGATTTTGCTGTAGGTCCAATCCAACTGCTTGACGGAGTGCCACAGCCCGTCCTCGCTCCGTGGCCCATTACCTATGAATTCTTTCCTGAGCCGGTCTCGAGCTTCTTCGTATCCCTTGAGCGCTTCGGCCTTCCAGGACCCCGTGACAATATCTTTCAGACGGTCTTCCGCCTCTGGCGTAGAATCGAAGTCCCAGAGTTCGTATTTGGCTATGGGATTCCGAAATACTGACCAGTCCCGGGCCTCTACGGTGTAGTCAGTTAGGGTGCCCGTTGGTCTATCGAACCAATCCTCGGGAATGATGCGAAGTGCCCCTGCGGGAACTGCAAGTTGCTTGTTCTGAGCAAAGTAGTTTCTCGCCTCGTTTTCGAGTTTAGCGCGTAATTCAGGGGAAACATCGAAGATTTCCTTTGCTTTGAGCTTCAATTCCATTTCCTCGGGAGAAATTCTTACCTTCCAGATGTATGTGCGTCCATGGGTGGACGACACATTGACAATCCCTTGCTCCTCGAAGGCATGGAGTAATTGTAGAGCCCGCTTGTCGCCAACTCCTATGTGTTCTGCCAAGTCACTTGCAGTAAAGCCCGAGACATTCTCTGTTGTTGAACGCGTTCGGAAGATAGTCTCGAAGGAACGGAGCTTCTCCAACTCGGGGAGCACATCTCTCAGCCTCTTCTCCAGTCCCGTTGCCATGCTGAGAATGGGGTCCCGTCCTATCTGGAGGGCGTAGTAAGCATCCTGGGGGAGGGTGAATATGACTCTGCGGCCCCCGACCAAGGCGTAGGGGCGTTGCCTGTAGTGCAGCAGTGCAATGAGCTTGGTGAGTACTAAGACTTTGTCGTAGTCTCCCCTCGCCCGTAGAACCTTTGTATCGAGAATCTCCCCAAGCGTCTCAGCCGTGGTGACTATGATGTCGGAGTCCTGCAACAGTTCTATCAAGGCTCGCAGGAGTAGGTCCGTCCTGAGGGGTTTCTTCTCGCCAGTCAGGACCTGAAGTTTCTCACTTTCACGCTGTGCCTTGTAATGGATGACCTCTCTGGTTGTGTCAGCACTCTCGTCTACATTGATGATGTGGGTTCGCCGCTCGAACTGACGCTCCAGATGGACCACAGTGCTTGTAGTGATCATGCTCATTGATGGTATGGTGCGCTGTACCGTTCCCATCTGTCCAGTTTCCGGGTCCTTGGCGGCTACCTCGATCGTGTACCCCTGGTCGTCGCCCGAGAGGAACCTCACAGTCGAGATTCCCATCTTCTGGTCATTCTCCAGCCCCAGCATTTCCTGAATGTACAGGATGTTGAAGTTCGACAGATTGCTGTAGTCTAAACCGTGCTCAGAGAAGCGGGCAATCTTCTTGGTCTTGAAAGGTCCTGTCAATACATTTGCAAGATGGGACTTTCCACCCCCTGGTTCCCCCTTCAGAACCACGATTTGCTTTTCCCCGGCGTCATTGCGGAGCCCCGAAAGCAACACTATGAAGACATAGAGCTTGTTTCGGATTTCCCGGACTATGACGTGGTCCAGCACCCTTCTCAGCTCAAGCAGAGGACTAGGAGCCTCGAGTATCCTCTCAGCTTCCTTTCTAACGATGTCTGGTATGGGTTCCAGAGGGGTTTGGCCACCCGGTGAGTAGTTGACTGCGTCCTCAACGACGCGCTCTAGGTCGCGCAGGTCTGTGTATGGCGGGTCGCACTTCTCAGCCCATACCTTGAGCATGGAGAGAGTCGAGGTGCTGTCCAGTTTGCTGACATGAATCAAGAAGTTGGCTATCTTAAGGGCGGCGGTATGTCGACTACCCTCCTTGACTCCTTTGATGGCTTGTGGAACTGTTATGCCAGACTTTCTTAACCCGAACTCAGCGAAGCGCTCCATGACGGTGGCTTCCAGCCCTCGGACGCTCATGATGTTAGTCGTCTCGCTAATGATTTCATACTGTCCACCGCTTGGATGAATTGAAGGGGGCATTACAACGATTGTTCCCTCGCCTTGCACGTCCATATCGATGATTCCTTCCTCGTGCCCCCTCCTCGTCTTGACGGCAGAGTCGTTGAAGAGATAGACATGTATGCCCCTGCCAGACCCAGACCTAACTACTAGCGTCTCCCTGAGGAGCTTATCGCGTTTATCTTCGTCTGGGAACCACTTCTCAAATGTCTCCATATCCTCAAAGTCCAACACAACAAGGTTGTTCGAGATGGCTCCACAAACAACGCCAATGTTGGATGCCTCCGAGAACCTATCGAAGTCAGCGAACCTTGAGGTCTGGTACACCTTCCAGTCAACGGCTGGTTGTTTCGACTTGGATTGAAGGGGAATGACGTTCAGCCCTTGGGCACTGTACCGCCGCGCGACTTCAAGAATCGTTTCTCTGCTCATACAAATTCGGGAATTGATTCATGGCAAATAGAATAAATAAGTACTAGAACCAATACTCATGGATGGGTATGAGTTCTTTCGAAACGTCTAGGACCGAGGCGAAAGCATCAGAAATGGCTGGTGCCTGGCAATCCGAAGGTTGGGGCTCGATTCGTGCTGATGAACTCTGGAAGAAGAGCAAGGATCGTTTCTTCACCAGTAAGACCGATTTCTATTACGCGCTGAAATGGTTGGGCAAACATGGTACCATTCAAAGGAATGCGAAGAGCCACAAGAAGGTCTACTATATGTTAACCAAAGACTACGAAGACGTCCAAGCAGCTACAGAGGCAGCGACCGCCGAAATGACTGCGTGGAGGAAGACACTTGGCAAAATTCCGCCAAACGCCCAGGATGCAGATGTTTATCGATACATGGTGCCCTATCTCTTTGCGTTGTTGTACGAAGAGTGGAAGGGAATTGGGCTGATCCCGAGAGCGAAACCTCAATTTGTCCCACTTGTTCATAACCTCTTCAAAATCAGCACCACTGAATTCATCAATCAATTGCAGGATACAGGGCGTCGCTATCCACAGCAAACTAATTCGTCCGTGCGACTCATAGACGGAGTCTTGATCGCGGTAATGTTGGACCTCTTCAAAATACTCTTCGACAGAGAAATGAAGATCGACAAGGTTGCACAAGAGCATGTGAAGATTGCTATTGAAGATCTAATCAAATTCAAAGGGGAACGATCCCCAAAGCTCAGCCTCCTCAAGTTGTGAAATGTCTTGCCCGGCAAGACAGAGCAGGTCGGCTCTTGCAACTTGGTTATTCTCGTTTGAAATCATTCATATGTTCAGAACTAGGTTTGTAAGGTTAAATTATGAGATCTACTCCCTCGGTTTGTGGTAACTGAAAGGAGTCGGACCACTGATCGCGCAATCAAGGTTATTGATCTGAACCTGAAAAACGGCATCCTTGGGGCCGCCGTTATCGTTGCAAGTAACTACGTGCAATTAAGATTAGGATCCCTTCTAGCAGACCACTATCTAAGTCAGCGAAGGGAGTAGATGGGCAGCCATAGCAGCGTTGATCAGCAACGGTCAACCACGCGACCTCATCAAGAAATGCAAAACTCTGAAGATACTCATAGGTAACGAATCGAAGCGACTCAACTCGCTTTTCGAGTAAAGGAACAATGCGGCCCACCAGACGTTGCTCTGGAGGGACGAGGTACGCCTGAAGACATCGAAGCCGGAATTGGTCAAGCAGGCACACTCGGTATGTGAGAGCGCGAAGTCCTTTCTTCAGCGAACAGGTCTGCCTGATTAGTGCGGTTTAGTGCGGAGGCCAGACCTTAGTTTTGTGTAGGCAGATGAGTAATGACCTTTATGCGCGGCGAGATTTTGCACGAGTAGATCGGGTCGCTATGATGGTCGGACTAGTGACGTGTTGTTTGATTTCCTTGGACACAACCTTCGCTTGCTTAGATTTCGCTTCCGCTTCCTCCAGCAGGCCAGGTTTCAGCAAGGCTTTATCTCCAAAGTCAGGATGTTTCAGAGATATCGGTCGATACATCGCGGCTTCTAGTCTCGCCCACTGACTGGAGGTGTACAGGTACTCGTCCTTCTTGAATGAAACATCTACGTACCGGAGCCTATTCGTCATCTTCTCTTGCATGTCGATCAGTTTGCTAACGACGAAGTGACGATACAGACGAAGGAACCCCACTATACCTGATGATGAGAGGTACATGTACCCTGTCCTCCTCCAATGCCCCCAAATGTCCTTACCGACACTCTGAGTGAATACTTCCCTTACCGCCTTGAAATAATCGTCCAACTTATCGCCACAGAATTGGACGTAATCTGCCAAATTATTTTCGGTTACGGGCCGTCCAAATACTTTTGCAAAGTATTTTCCTTTGGGATCTACCAGCTCAGCCAAGCCCCAACGGACAATCGACGATCTCTTGATCCTGCCTTTGTATGCTGGCAAAGACTTGATCTCGATTCTATCATGAAAGGCTCCATCATCAAGGTCATTCAAATATCGAATCGTCTTATTGCCAATGGCCTCAGGATCAAGCGGTTCGATTATCTCCTGTAAGTTGTAAAGGAAGTCTGATTTGACGCGCGTCTGGTTAGAATTGATGTCTCTAAACAACCTGGCTTGTTCCTTCAGGATACTCTTCTGATCACCACGGAACAATACCAACGTAGCGATTATTTCTGAGGTTTCCGCCATTGAACCTATTTTCTGGTCATTGGATTTTTCACGCGAATCAGTCAGACCGTAGAAGTCCTGGGTGAATGCCATTAATCTATGCTGACCGTCGAGAATGCAGAAACTCCCAAACATGTAAGGAAGATTGATTGGAACAACAGCCGGGTTCTGCCTGTGGGCAGTGACCTCGGGTTCTCTGAATATCTCATCGGGATCTGTCTGTGGTGAGGGGCTGATTACGATGTTGTTGGCAAACGACACGTTTCCTGTCTGAATGAGATAGTTCCTTATGCTGGCGAGTTTCCCAGGACTAACCATTCTTTGAAAGCTATCGCTTCTCCATCCTTCGTTTCTCAGGACATAACTGCGTTCTAGGAGTGAGCGTGGACTTATCTTGAATGTGAATGTGGTATGCCCGAATACACCGGAATCGATCTTGATTGATTCGAATGGAACAGTTGCCCTTCTGGTCTCTGCCTCAATAGGCGGTAAGACTTCAGGAGGCTTGAGACCAAAATAGTCGAACAGTTCGAATCTGGCGTACTTCCTAATGGTCCCGCTGATCGCCTTGAAATATTCAAACTTGTCTGAATCCCAGACAAAGATCGATTTCTGTTGGCGTGGAATCCTCCCTTCGAGCGTTTTGCATGGCACACTGGAAATGTATGGGTCAACATAGATCCCAACCAAGAGACATTTCGTGGCATCAATTCCGAGGTTTCGACCGAATTTCTTCTCAACTTTGTCAATTAGGTTCTTGAGTAGTACTCGGTTCTGATCGAGTCTCTCGAAATTCTGGACGAAAGCATCGAAATCCCTGGGTAAAGAGTCGTTCTCTCTGACTCCCCACTTTTGTGTGGTCCACTCGATCAGCCATACAACTCTCTCCGAGTAAGCCATCAAATCCAATTCGCCTTGTGTACCCTCTCTCTTCCTCCGTTTTCCCATTTTGACTAGCTGAGTCTTTTCTAACAAGTCAAACCGGATGCCTTCGATATGAATTGACTGAATGCCAGAATGTCCGAACAAATTGAGAATATCTGTTATGGTGTATTTCATGCCAGCCGCCTCTTGCCAAGCTCTACGTATGTGGGATTGACCTCGATCCCTACAGAATTTCGCCCTAATTCATTCGCAACTTTGGCGACTGTGAACGTACCGGCGAAAGGATCCAGCACCACATCATTCTTACTGCTGCTGGTTCCTATTAACAACCGTAGTAGCGTAAGAGGCAACTGACATGGGTGCTCTTCATTGAACCGGTCATGTGAAACATTCTTCAGAAGGTTGAAACTCAGAACATCGACCATGCCTTCGACATCGAGACCGTCATTCAGCTCGATCAAATCGAGCGTGTGCAACAGGTCGTATGCCACTCGCCCTCGAAGCCCAACCTTCATCCTCTTCTTGACTTTCGACACGGTCGGGTTTTTGTAATGCTGGATCAGTCTTCTCCTGTGAAAGACGTAGTCATTGCCCTTTGTAATGAAAAGGATTGATCGCTGACTGCGTGTAAAGTTCTTCTTTGAGTGACCGATATTTGTTGGATAATGCCACGTGATCCATCGTCTGAACTTGAGCTCAAGCTCGTCTTGAATGTATGGCAATAGTCGTGCGTTTATCTCAGGATAGCTGATCAGGTACATGGATCCCTTCTTGCTCAGAACTCTGGCACATTCCTCCAACCATCTTTCACACCAGGCAAAATACTCGGTGGGCTTGCGTCGGTCTGTAGCCACCCCGTAGTTCAATCCCCTGTTGTATGGTGGATCCGTCACGATAAGATCGATCGAATCGTCTGGCAGTAGTTTGATCGAGGCTTCAACATCTCCCATTATGAGCAAGTGGATACAGTCCTCTTTTGGTACCACAACTCCCTGTTCTTCAGGAAAAGAATGCAGGAGGGCCGTCATCCGAGGATTGACCATGGAAGAGTGCATCTGTCGCAATCCGATCTGCACCCGATTTCCTGAGATTCGACATTATAAATCAGTTAGCGAATTCACGAAATGAATCGTCTTTGGTCATTCGTATTTCAGTAGAAGACACTGCGTCGCCGAGTTAGACGAGCGTCTTGCGGGGAAGGTCCAAGGCCCGGCATTGGAAGCACCCCTTGAAATAACGCGAACGGTGAGAACGAAGTAACCCCCCGTTACCTCCCTTCTCGGAACCATCCGAACCATGTCCTCTCACAGTTCCTTGTCCTCCTTCCGAAGGACTCACGGAAATCTCTTCCAGGATTCGATCTCTTCTTCCAACTGGCTCGCTTCTTTCATCTACTCGCCTTTACCGCAGCAACCTCTTGCACAAGTCGCTCGGTTCTCGCTTGCCAATGGAATTCACAGTATCGCTCCTCTCCGTCCTTGTGAGGAATAATGATCGTGGCGAGCTTCGTGCACCTGTCACAAAACTGAACGAAACTCAAGGGGCTTTCAATCCGATCAACGGCAAGCCCACCATTCTCTACGTCCTCCTTCAACATCTCGAAGAGTTCCTTTGCGATCTTCCCAACTACATTCGCCCCCATGCTAGCAGTATCTCA
The window above is part of the Candidatus Bathyarchaeia archaeon genome. Proteins encoded here:
- a CDS encoding N-6 DNA methylase; this translates as MSEVVNKLWGFCNTLRHDGIGYGDYIEQLTYLLFLKIAEEKEIKLPEECDWATLRRKSGTDLLDSYANVLKTLSVQDGVLGDIFAGSLSRFREPVNLKKLIGMIDETQWSALDVDVKADAYEGLLQKYAAEQKGAGQYFTPRAAIRAVVRCIKPDIREKKDFTIHDPALGTAGFLIGAYEWMMQETNEGALLSREDRERLQNRTFSGGELVQDTRRLGLMNLFLHEIRAEVYYGDSLGEGPHTSKRYDVVLTNPPFGSKGAGEAPDRADFTVRTANKQLNFLQHVMNILKPGGRAAIVLPDNVLFSENANKVVKLLTTDCELHTILRLPVGTFTPYSSGVKANILFFRRGLPTKETWIYDMRTNWEKVTIRHPLTVDHFKDFIASYVAKPRKESERFQRRSIEQVRERDYNLDIAWLKEASEGDVEEAAEPSELVAEALTHLETAVDSLTELSLKLSNGKGSENEK
- a CDS encoding restriction endonuclease subunit S codes for the protein MRNETIPAGWARAELGDVVTPVRQQVTPAEQPNTYFNYLSIENVASGSGRLVNFRPTIGRDIRSAKYRFTPKDLLYSKLRPYLNKVHLPSFNGISATDLVPLRPSDGISREYIAYYLRTQAVVEYAREHVRGIQLPRLPMNDLLSLRLRIPPTKEQVRIVFKIEELFNHLEAARQALNKVPSLMQQFRRSVLAKAFRGELTERDSGNGSAVELLERVKLARRKKWEDQLGVRGSRNYSEPVGPDTTSLPVYPREWSLASLQQIAFVERGKFSFRPRNDKRFYGGKHPFIQTGDISNSSGRIRSFKQTLNDSGLAISKMFKRGTIMVAIAANIGDSAILEFDGCAPDSVVGITCVEPILPEYVEFYIRTRRSDLERFAPATAQKNINLRILNPLAIPIPPIAEQERIIRRISEGLATADLVEAQTRDTSNKLESLMESILVQAFHGELVPQDPNDEPAEGLLARLKVSSAV
- a CDS encoding bifunctional DNA primase/polymerase, which produces MSRETILEVARRYSAQGLNVIPLQSKSKQPAVDWKVYQTSRFADFDRFSEASNIGVVCGAISNNLVVLDFEDMETFEKWFPDEDKRDKLLRETLVVRSGSGRGIHVYLFNDSAVKTRRGHEEGIIDMDVQGEGTIVVMPPSIHPSGGQYEIISETTNIMSVRGLEATVMERFAEFGLRKSGITVPQAIKGVKEGSRHTAALKIANFLIHVSKLDSTSTLSMLKVWAEKCDPPYTDLRDLERVVEDAVNYSPGGQTPLEPIPDIVRKEAERILEAPSPLLELRRVLDHVIVREIRNKLYVFIVLLSGLRNDAGEKQIVVLKGEPGGGKSHLANVLTGPFKTKKIARFSEHGLDYSNLSNFNILYIQEMLGLENDQKMGISTVRFLSGDDQGYTIEVAAKDPETGQMGTVQRTIPSMSMITTSTVVHLERQFERRTHIINVDESADTTREVIHYKAQRESEKLQVLTGEKKPLRTDLLLRALIELLQDSDIIVTTAETLGEILDTKVLRARGDYDKVLVLTKLIALLHYRQRPYALVGGRRVIFTLPQDAYYALQIGRDPILSMATGLEKRLRDVLPELEKLRSFETIFRTRSTTENVSGFTASDLAEHIGVGDKRALQLLHAFEEQGIVNVSSTHGRTYIWKVRISPEEMELKLKAKEIFDVSPELRAKLENEARNYFAQNKQLAVPAGALRIIPEDWFDRPTGTLTDYTVEARDWSVFRNPIAKYELWDFDSTPEAEDRLKDIVTGSWKAEALKGYEEARDRLRKEFIGNGPRSEDGLWHSVKQLDWTYSKIKNLQAKSGRGQDDTSEDKFMLGLTLFLVDMALRELDPYSWPPTLNMVTTSHTRLRKALAYLRGAFQLFDANYLSVSLEVEAIPNKEYNMRTPTIWKELRDAVVGIGAYLRREDQIP
- a CDS encoding DGQHR domain-containing protein; this translates as MKYTITDILNLFGHSGIQSIHIEGIRFDLLEKTQLVKMGKRRKREGTQGELDLMAYSERVVWLIEWTTQKWGVRENDSLPRDFDAFVQNFERLDQNRVLLKNLIDKVEKKFGRNLGIDATKCLLVGIYVDPYISSVPCKTLEGRIPRQQKSIFVWDSDKFEYFKAISGTIRKYARFELFDYFGLKPPEVLPPIEAETRRATVPFESIKIDSGVFGHTTFTFKISPRSLLERSYVLRNEGWRSDSFQRMVSPGKLASIRNYLIQTGNVSFANNIVISPSPQTDPDEIFREPEVTAHRQNPAVVPINLPYMFGSFCILDGQHRLMAFTQDFYGLTDSREKSNDQKIGSMAETSEIIATLVLFRGDQKSILKEQARLFRDINSNQTRVKSDFLYNLQEIIEPLDPEAIGNKTIRYLNDLDDGAFHDRIEIKSLPAYKGRIKRSSIVRWGLAELVDPKGKYFAKVFGRPVTENNLADYVQFCGDKLDDYFKAVREVFTQSVGKDIWGHWRRTGYMYLSSSGIVGFLRLYRHFVVSKLIDMQEKMTNRLRYVDVSFKKDEYLYTSSQWARLEAAMYRPISLKHPDFGDKALLKPGLLEEAEAKSKQAKVVSKEIKQHVTSPTIIATRSTRAKSRRA
- a CDS encoding DNA methyltransferase, with the protein product MTALLHSFPEEQGVVVPKEDCIHLLIMGDVEASIKLLPDDSIDLIVTDPPYNRGLNYGVATDRRKPTEYFAWCERWLEECARVLSKKGSMYLISYPEINARLLPYIQDELELKFRRWITWHYPTNIGHSKKNFTRSQRSILFITKGNDYVFHRRRLIQHYKNPTVSKVKKRMKVGLRGRVAYDLLHTLDLIELNDGLDVEGMVDVLSFNLLKNVSHDRFNEEHPCQLPLTLLRLLIGTSSSKNDVVLDPFAGTFTVAKVANELGRNSVGIEVNPTYVELGKRRLA